The genomic segment TAACCATTTGTTTTTCTGGCTCTTGTGCTGTCCTCTGGTACATTAGTATGAGAGCATGCAATTATTGTTTCTATGCCCAAGACAGTTTGTCATGTCCCAGTTAATGTCTAATGCTGTTTTTTGGTGTAGTGAGAATGTTTCCAAGAAAAGAAGTAGAGTTTGAAAGTGGTGATATGGACGATTTCCacaacaaatcaaatgaaatggaAGACTTCAGGCGTGGTAGTGAgtctttttgaattttttaattaatactcAGAATGATGAGGGGTTTCTTTATTCATCCAGTGTTGAACTCAAAGAAATGTCTACTTATAAAACTGATCTGAATCACAGACTCTTACATTTAAACttgatttaaaagtaaaaattaagCACAACTTTGAAATATGGtgaatttattttaatggtttaatatttttgtgagttGAAACGTAGGACAACTCACTAAGACTTTATGATActttttgttggtgtttttcGAGCAGGATTCAGATCAGATTCTGAAGTCATCGCAGGGCACGACGCACGGAGCAATTCCTCTTATCCTTATGATGATATTGATGAAATGGAGGAAGGTCGGCCCCTGACCTCTCAGGCAGACACTGACGCCGCCTCAGGAGACTACATGCCCATGCCAGACAGTGCCCCTGATGAAAGCGCAGGAAAGTTTTGAACATGTTTTGTCCACAAAATAATCATGTCATCACCAATCAGACCACATTTTAACATCCAACTCTTGTTCCTTACTATAGATGGGGTGACCTATGAGGTGGACGACCCACAGGAGAATTATGACGACATCGAAGCCAGCCCTGAGGTCACACAGACTAAAGCTCAAGTCTACAACACTCCCAAAAGCCCAACTGAAAGTGTCGCAGTGGCACCTCCAGGATTGCCAAAGGGGGATGAGGACTATCTAGTGCCAGGTCAAGATGGGTGAGCCAAAACTGGACGAACAAATGAAAAGCTTGCTGAAATAATATCCAATTTGGCAAGGTGGATCACCCCAATTGCAAAACCCAGCACTCTCTTACTTACTCAAAAGAGTccaaattacaacaaacaaTTTATTACAGTTAAAAGTTTTTATATGCAAAATATATTTGTATCCCTCTAAAAAGCTAACTGAATAATTATGCATTATCTAAAATACTGATCATTTTGAAATCAGACATGATTTTACAGTTTATCTGTGACGTTTCAGAGTCTCATACATTTCCTGTCTAAGCAGAAAAATATAATCTGATTCTACACTGCTGGTTTGTGTACTTTCCAGTGAGATTAAGCCAGTTGCATCTCTTAATCTACCTACTTTTGTATTATAACATGTAAAAGTGTTCTTTCTCTTCAAAGCAGTCGTTTCTTTGTCTTAAATCTCCTGCTAGTTGTTGATTTTATAGCTTTCAACATATTTTACAAGCATCTGTTCATAAAGTAGTTTAGCTTCTATGATTTTAGCTATTTTTTATGagattgttgtttttgcagTAGTTTGTCAATGATACATTAGCTTATTCATATCAACTGCACATTTAGCTCCATAAAATGCAGACACAGCAAAAAAGACATCACTGTGGAAGCCAAACCATATATGTCCATGTTTGGTTATTATGAACATTTCAAAGATTAGATTAAGTTCACCTTTATACAAAAATCATGAAATCACACTTACATCTTCTCACTTATTGAAGACTCCAATATCTATGaatttacactttttttcccatttcagAATTTGGACTAGCAGATATGAAATGTCTTTTACTTAACTAGAGGCTTCAAGTTTTTTATGCAAGTTGCATATTGGACCGCAAATTGTCTCCAGactagctgtgatgtcacaaatggTGCTTTAAATACACGTTAAGAGATTTAAAGTGAGCACCAATTtaatacatgaatataaaaacattgttcTACAGTCaaaaatatgcatatatatCCATGTGTACAGAGAAGTAGAGACATCAACAATAAGctacatatatttttaatggaGGAGGacttttatgtaaaaaaaacaactaaaaactaaaaaaactattAGATAAGTTTGTAGGATTTATAAGAATGTATAACGTTGATTTCATTGTCACATTTAtggtttattattgtttttttaaacacattctATTAAACATGTCatctcttatttttttcttccatgaCTTTTTGTACATATGGAGAAGAGGTTGTAATAATGTCAAACTTATATTCAGTCATATAGCATCAAataagtaaaatacatttgaataacTCCTTTTTGTGATATCTTTTTCATATTGTGTTATATACCTTCTGTTCTTATTGCTTCTAACTCAGTCGGTTCATTTACTTTGCGACACCGGGAGCAATGAGCACTACTTCCTTCTCAAGAAGCCTTCAAAATAAGGTGTTCAGCATGTGAGACGTGTGTGTTAACGGCAGTTTTCGGCAGAGATAACACTCCATTTTTTTACCTTTGTGTTTGCTGTCTTCAACCTGTATCTAACGTCACCTCAGAGACTCTCGGATTTTGGAAATGGCTCAGATGTTGAGTATCAAActgtatgttatatatgttatatatagtttGATACACAGCACAATAAGCCGTTTTCTTCACAAGACGTCAACTGAGGAAGGAGACTTGAAATTTACTGCtaagtgttttttaaacttatttttaattcacttatttcaatatattgattcattattatttaatagtGTTTTTGCTCTGCATCCAAGTGCTGCTCCCGGACTCAGTTTTAATCTCTATGCACTCTAACATTTTCTACAATCACTTCAACATTTCCCCTCGGTGATCCAGACGTATGACAGCAGCTGCTCGCTACAAATGTTAACATGAGTAAGGTCGTCCGCTGAgggccgacacacacacacacacacacacacacacacacacacacacacacacatacacacacatgctactGCTGCTTTCAAGAGATTGACAGACCTCCTAGAGCCTCACATGTTTTGTCAGGAGTTAAGCAAAGGGGCCACTGAGATCACAATGCCAGCGATACACCCAATGGGACTAATTTGTAAGCAGCAGCTCTCGTATGATATGTAAACATCACACCCAAGCCTCGCTGTCCCAGACCTTGCTAAGGGATCACCATGCAGGATTAAGTCCGCTGTGTGGCTGAAGCTGAAATAGATACAGTAGAGACAAAGTGATCTGTAAGGAACAGTAGGGACATTTTCATTTAGTGTCAGGAGCCACTTCTTCTTAGCGTGGACCATCATAGCAGGGCCAGGAGGAACTGTGTGGGGTCGTATACAACATAATAGTACTCTGATTACTAATTTTTAGAGTATCTCTGACACTATCACTAGACCCTATTCAGCCGTTACAATGAGTTATCACTTGTTCTAATAATCCAACCAAAGCAAGGCTGCATTAGTAATCCCAGGAGCCCCTCATGTCCCctaaacaacttttatttcattctcattggataacgctgctgtcaggtggaaaccttgtaactgctaaatttagttttggacatacGAGGGTTCTGACCATAATTCTGatcataattatcaacatcaataGAAACGGTTAAGCCTCATGCTGAACTTCAGAAGAGCCCGACAAAAATCCAACCATGATCCAAAGGTTGGAAAGTCCATAAAAGAACATCTGTGCTTTAAGACACTTTTGAAAAACTGATAATAATTTTAcgatcattttatgttttatgtacttatttattaaatattgaatGTACAAACAACTCTTTACCATTTAAGTTGACTCTCAGTTGGCAAAAATGGTGTATCGCCAATTTAGCTACTGAAATATAGAAGCTAATGTGTCAAGATATGAATCTGAAGTGCACTGAGCTACTTAAAGACATGATCCTACCTCATTTGGAGCATGAACACATGGAGTGAAATGGTTGTGTTTATTCTGTTTGCTAACATTGTATGACTGGACAGGAATAAAGGAATGACCAGATCAGCTCGGTGGAAGTGGTGTGGcaaaaatgcagtttaaaaaaaaaagatttaaaacaaacaaaatcaaaaataagACCCCACTAAGAAACAAATACAGTGTTGATAAGAATATAAatagttctgtttttctgttcaaTAAAGACGTCATAAATagaaattttatttatttgtgttttttaaatcttagaTTACACACGGTTATGCAAATAGATTGTTTTATGGAAAAAATtgatagaaacattttaaattcatttaaaaattaaaatcctgtcccatctcttttgacttcTTGGCCTTCAAATAGAGCACATTGTGTTGAAAACAAATGATATCAGTTAGTTGTTTATAACCTACAGTGCTGAATGTATAGTAATGTGAATATATTAACAGAAGAAGGTAGTGGTGAGTAAACTCTTTCCACCTGGCATTAAAGGAACATGCCAGTGTTTTTCAATGGTGAGCAAGTATTCAGATCCTCATACTTAAGTAACATTACTAATACAGCACTAGTTAAAAGTACTTCTCAAATAAATGCAGAATTAATGACACTGCCATCACTTTGTGTTTAGGGCTAATTAGAAAATGTTAGCATGCCAACACTCTAAATTTAGATGGCTAACATGGTTAGCATTATGCTGATCTAAGAATTCATGGAGGGGCTAACATTGCATTTATTTCAGTATTGTATGAATATCCATTTGCAGCTTATTCCCTTATATTCCCTTCCCTTATAAAACaatttattcacacacattaaatcagTTATCTAGAAAtgatgtgtatttaaatgttgagttaatcctttcatatttcaatatttgaaTATGTAAATCCTTTTATAATTTATCCATTTGAGTTAATCCTTTCATAGTGAGGTTACAGCATTGCCTGCATGTTTCAAATGCACCTTTGAACATACTGGAAGATCAAGGAACAGCTTGTCAACTGAAACGTTctgctaacacacacatttgctgtGGCtctcattatcatcattttatttaagcACAGGTCAGAACTAGAGAATATGAAACAGATGAAAGTTTCTGTAGATGATTCAtgcttgggtttttttttttgtggaggtAAATTACAGGCGAGCTGTTGGCTGTGGAAAGGCCCCACATCATAGACTGTGTGGTACGGCCCTGTCCAGAAGAacatgtgtatctatctgtcacagGGATGATTCACTAATGCAGTGTTTAAGTACTCAACTATCTGAAACACGATGGTTACGTAGATAATTCCATGACCACGGTGCCTTTCATAACAGCACGCAATGATCTTTATTTAGCATGCAAAGGAAATCATGTGATGATAAGACTTATGATTCTATGTAGTTTCCTGGAAATTGTGCATATCTATTTAGTCAATCATTCACAGTTTGTACTGTTAGATTTAACAGGAAAGCACATTTGTTTTGCTCATAAGCAAAAAGTGAAGTTCTTTTTCGCTGTGTGAAGTGCAAAATTATTAAAGTTCATAGGCTTGTAGTGCCTTGTTATACAGAATAGGCatgcaaaatattattttaatctttttagaGACTAGGTCTGTGTCAATGCCAGCGAGTCAAATGCCAACACAAGCTTTGCGGTCGGATTTTCCCTGCTTGTATTGGTGTTTATATGACAGGCCTGGATGTGCAATCGGGACCAAGGGTCAGCTGAAAGATGACCCTGGTAAGTGTAATGTCCTAAATATGCATCAAAGCATGAAGGGGGCAAGCAAGTTCAAGCCTAGAGCCAAGTCTGTTCTGTCCTGCCCAAATGCAGACACATCGTGTCCTGAGAGCATCTGTGGCGCCCTGTACCCGAACAAAAGCAGGACATCCGTCAGTGGTGAGCCAGCTGCAGCCGATTGAAGAGATTATTCAATGTAAAGGGGCTGAATATGGTCAATGAGGTGGGTGAGAGGGGccataaagacagagagacagtgacaCAGAGATCTGACTTATGTCATGGATCTAGCTTCAAAGAGGGTAATGTGATATTTAGCCCAAGAGAGTGGATGAAAAGAACACGACTAAGTGGAAAGATGGatgactgtttttaattcttttcttctctcataGCATGACAATATACTATTTTATCAGCAATGAAAAAGGATAAACATATAAATGATGTGGAGAATATCGTAATAAGTGTTAGAACTGCTTACAGAAAACCGTTGCCTGTGCACACTGTGCACCACTGAATTTAATATACAGTTTAATTCAATAATTTTAAGAAAGAAGTCGATCTtaattaatgaaaacaaaaacaacataaatgaatatataacaAGTTGTACCATACAGTGTAACTTGAGAGAAAATGTTAAGCAGTCCTGTGGAGGAAATATTGATCCACCCTTTGCTCTAGCTTATGCACACTGCATTCTGAAATAATATCAGTATAAACTATGAGAGGCAGCTGGGGTAAAAATAATCTCAGAGAACTAAATAATATCAAGTTTATATTTTAGCTGACCTGCAAGTCAACTACTATAACATGCACAATCCACAGAGAACATTAAATTATACATTcaatatattaatgttaaaatatctaaataaacAATCAATAGCTTATATTAGTTTGTGCAGCTTCAGAGTGGAGGTTTTAAAGCTTATTGTGATAGCTTGATACAGTGACGCCACCTAGGACATAGGGTTCAAACTGCAGTCTGTTCCATTTAAGATGATGTTAGGCAATCAATAACAGCATGCTGCCTGGTGCTCACATATTACAGTGAATCATGAAACACAAGCAGAGTGGTGACAGCATCACTTGATTGTTCATAGTTATTCTTactataaaaatgtaatcacaCAGTGCGTTAAACATCACACAATAGAATATGCAGCAGTAATGAATTCATGTgctgccatgtgtgtgtgttcttttttaaCGTACCCACAACAGAGCATGAGCTGAAACTGAAATCTAGACTTGAGCAGAACATTATACAGGAGAAAAGCCATAAAACACAAAGccaatttgacaaaaaaataataccAAGGCATAAATAAATTGCTCAGATGCTTctctttacattacatttagtgTTTACTGTTTAAAGAAAGCACTGCTGATTTTGCATGTTAACATCAGTTACAGTATAATGTCTTCTGTAACTCTGAAATGAGCTCTAAACTCTTAGAAAGCCTTTTTTCTTGGATTGggcttaaaacataaaatatttaacagaGCCGAGCTACAAAATCTCAGGCTTCCAAGGCAGGAAGGGTCTAAAAAGTGACATTGTTGAGTTATTGCAATTGTAGAATGTTTTTGGCATTTGACCCACATTAGGGACTAAAGACCaggatattctttttttaatctgtctctGTCAATTACCAAATGTATTAATGGAAGCGAAAAGCTAAATAAACCCTTAAATTGCCTATTTCTTCTATCATTTTACATCTAATGATTTTTCGATTTAGATCCTCTTGTCAAATGGTcttttaaatgtacagtaggATACTAGCTTGAGAATAATGTCCCATCCCCTTTACATAATGTAAACACTATATATTTCATCAGTGAAATTGTATGCCAGGTCCAGGCACCTTTTGATTTAATTATATTGTACATTCAATTTTACATGTTGTCAAAACACAAGATAGCTACAGACTATACAAAAATGAAGTCCGTTACTAAGTATCAGGCTGACCTCCATCTCTTTGTGCCCAGGATTATTCCTCGGAGGTACTGACTTCTTTTTCTGCTGTCTGCTCTTGCCCGTTCTCATTCTTAAGCCAGTCCTTCTCCACATAAGCTCTCACCTCTCCAACTGTACACCTCTTTCTTGGATCCGGAGCCAGGAGCTTACTAAACAACTCCATGGCGTCTGGAGTGAACCTTTTCCACAAAGGAGGCATCTCTTCCTCAGTGGTAGGCCTCTCATCCATTGTACACCAGTCAGCAAACTCTTGGTAAAAGTCATCTGAGTCCATGCAACGCTCCCAGGGGAAGTAACCCGTAAGGATGCAGAAGATAACGACCCCGAAGGCCCAGGTGTCAAGGCTTGGCTCCACGCTAAGTGGAGGAGCTGTGACTTCTTTCTGGTCTTCCGTCAAGGCCATGCCACAAAGCTCCGGGGCCATGTAGGGCAGGGTTCCTGTGATGAAGCGTATCAGAGTGCCTCTCTTCTGGGCCAGGCCAAAGTCTGCAAGCTTCACTTGGCTGCAATGACTATCCAGCAGGAGGATGTTCTCAGGCTTGACATCACGGTGGACCAGGCCGTGGCTGTGGATGAACTCCAAAGCGCTGGCAATCTGGAGGACACAACGTTTTACGGACGTCTCCGGGATACCCACCTGGAACAAttggacaaaaatgtgtttccaaaGAGTGAAGACATATAGCACAGTGGTGAGGAGATACAACACTCATCACAAAGCACAACgaaaagaaaggaagactgAATCTAAACTTGTCGGCTGGCTTTTAAtgcacactttttcttttcttcatacTTACACATTTATGTGTTTACATATTTCCACAGTGCTCCCTGGTAGCCCTTTGGTTAAGATGCATGCCACATAACTGCAATGTACGTGGTTAGGCTATGTCCACAGACCTTTAATGCATATCTTTCACTCTACCCCTGTTTCTTGTATTTTGCTCTGTTTACTAATTCAATCGGTGAAGTCTGCACTACACAGAGACTCGCTATGTCTGACATCTCGCCAGAAGTCCGCAGAAAATCCCCAAACGATGAACTTGGGATTTAGACAGCCCTAAACAGTAGGGGACTTTATTGAAATGCTTTCTTAAGTATGCCAGGCTGTAAGTCCACCAAAAACCCTTCCCACTATGCCAGGTACGACTTGGTGATATTGGATTACCCTATAAATGTAACTGTTTGTCCTTGCACAATTGCATCTCCTAGAGGGATAGACTGAAAAAAGACTCTGCACAATGATCTACACTcttagtttgtgtttgttgacaAGGTTCTACCTCTTGTACCAATAGGTGAAGCCAGTCGAGCCAATGGGGCAGTGCGCAGATTCTAGTCTTTATTCGGTTAGGTACATCTCTGGAGATATCACGCAGATGTCAAAACATAAACGGCTGGAGCAGATCATTTTGTGTTAAGATGTCTCTGCTCTGTACTGGAACAGATTATTAATGTAGAGGCATGTGTCCTACTCGTTGGCACACATGTTGGCACACAGTCCATAGCTGTGAGGcataatgtttaatattgtaAAAATGCGTAAGTGATGCTGCAggtattttgttatttttgctcAACTGTATCATTTAAGAAGTcataaaatatgatgttttaatcatgttttactttttctgtGGTTTGCAGAAGAAGAGACAATTAAAAAGTGAATCGTCCACAAGCTCGACGAAAATTGAGGGTCTCTGCCTAGCCCTAATGCTTGGTGTGCCCAATATGATGGGACGGCAATGTCTATTGGTCAGCTGGTCAGTCCATCACTTTGGTCCTGACTAAAATATCCTGACAACTGTTGTTGGATTGTGACAAAATtctgtacagacattcatggcaCTTAAAGGATGATTGCTAATGGCATTGGGAATCCCCTGAATTTTCATATTGTGCAACCAGCTGGTCAACATTGTTATTTGTCCAATATTTTGGTTTATAGCCAAATATCTGCACTGTTGataacattcccatcagccacAGCTGTACTTTGTGGTTCAACAGCTAAACATCTGTGGCTTCAGAATGCCAGCTAAACCCAACAATGGTTTattcaaaaaatgtgtttgtgaaaaataaaattggCCATCAacagcacaataaaaaaaatgttggcattTATTATGCATACTGTTTTTCCAATCTTAACACACCACATACTCAAAATCTACTTTGAATTAGTGTGGAGTATAGGCATAGCACACAGCCTTAATCTTGTTTCGTCAATGTTGGACTCACCTTTGGCTGGATGACAGCAAACAGGTCCCTTCCAATGACAAGCTCCTGGGCAAAGCAGTAGTGTTCATTAGATTGGAAGGCAATGCCAAAGAGGCCCACAATGCAGGGGTGGCAGGATAGGTGTAAGGAGATGCAGTACTCTCTCAGAAAGCCCTGCAGCTTAGTCGAGGCTTTGGGCATCACTTTCAAGGCCATGGGAGTCCCTGCAGATCAATGGCTATTATTATCACTGTTCTTGCATATTTTCTTTGTCTCAATAAATAAGTGAACAAGTACAAATCACATTTCGGTGTAATTAGATATGAGGTTATTGCTGTATACAACCTCCAGAAGCTCTCCCAGGTCACTCCCCCACCATCCCAATGATTTTCAAATTTAAAGCCTCCGGGCGTCAAGCCATCCACTCTCATGTCAATTCGTGCTCTGCATTCTGATCTCTCCCTTGTCTACACTGATCATTGCTTCCTTTGGCACAGCTCTTTTTATTTCTGGGTCCATCTGGGATTAAGGTTCCCATACTGTCAAACGAGTACAGTCACCcatcttgtttttgtttacttGTACTTCTCCAGTGACCCTGTTCACTGTGTTTGCTTTGCTCTAAAAtacatccttctttctcctGAGCTCTTAATTTATTACAAGTGTCCagaaatgtgtatgtatgtatgctcAAATTTAGGATTACAGCATTCTCAAACTAAATTAGCGGCAATTGTAATGACATTACAGTGTACGAATAAGACAGCCCAGATATCTTGCTGcatatttattgaaaaattaaaatgtcaggATAACTTAAATTAAACAAAGAGCTGAAGTGTTACAAAATGTGGACTTGATCTATTTTTCTATCAATCAATTTGTTCTAGTTTTTACCCAGACACTCTGCTGTTGCAACTTTTTATCAGGGGGAAAAGTGCCTCAGatgattaaatatttcataaGCATGGTTATATTACAATGATacaaaaacattacacattgttAAAAAGTTGCTCTCCACTGTAAGAGAtcacaaatcaaaacaaagtCATACCCCTGAAGCGATGCGTGACCAGCAGCACTTTGCCGTATTTCCCTCGGCCGATCTCCTTGATGATGT from the Scomber japonicus isolate fScoJap1 chromosome 4, fScoJap1.pri, whole genome shotgun sequence genome contains:
- the si:dkey-8e10.3 gene encoding serine/threonine-protein kinase SBK1 — its product is MIELGLADGSLIDELMELTAQSIGNLEIQEHFNIIKEIGRGKYGKVLLVTHRFRGTPMALKVMPKASTKLQGFLREYCISLHLSCHPCIVGLFGIAFQSNEHYCFAQELVIGRDLFAVIQPKVGIPETSVKRCVLQIASALEFIHSHGLVHRDVKPENILLLDSHCSQVKLADFGLAQKRGTLIRFITGTLPYMAPELCGMALTEDQKEVTAPPLSVEPSLDTWAFGVVIFCILTGYFPWERCMDSDDFYQEFADWCTMDERPTTEEEMPPLWKRFTPDAMELFSKLLAPDPRKRCTVGEVRAYVEKDWLKNENGQEQTAEKEVSTSEE